In Streptomyces dangxiongensis, one DNA window encodes the following:
- a CDS encoding response regulator: protein MTATPIRLLLVDDDPLVRAGLVLMIGGAEDIDIVGEAADGAEAEELVRRTAPDVVLMDLRMPSVDGLTATRRLRARPGAPQVVVLTTFHADEQVLHALRAGAAGFVLKDTPPAEIVDAVRRVAAGDPVLSPAVTRQLVRHAAGAGGAADVRRARARERLAVLNDREREVAVAVGRGFANARIATELFMSVATVKTHVSRILARLGLGNRVQIALLAHDAGWLEDDEEHQGLS from the coding sequence ATGACTGCGACCCCGATCAGACTCCTCCTCGTGGACGACGACCCCCTCGTACGGGCCGGACTGGTCCTGATGATCGGCGGGGCCGAGGACATCGACATCGTCGGGGAGGCCGCCGACGGCGCGGAGGCCGAGGAACTCGTGCGCCGCACCGCGCCGGACGTCGTCCTCATGGACCTCCGTATGCCGTCCGTGGACGGGCTCACCGCCACCCGGCGGCTGCGGGCGCGGCCCGGCGCGCCGCAGGTCGTGGTGCTCACCACGTTCCACGCCGACGAACAGGTGCTGCACGCCCTGCGCGCGGGCGCCGCCGGGTTCGTACTGAAGGACACCCCGCCCGCCGAGATCGTCGACGCCGTACGCCGGGTCGCGGCGGGCGACCCCGTCCTGTCGCCCGCCGTCACCCGGCAGCTTGTGCGGCACGCGGCCGGGGCCGGCGGCGCCGCCGACGTGCGTCGCGCACGCGCGCGGGAACGGCTCGCCGTCCTCAACGACCGCGAACGCGAGGTCGCCGTCGCCGTCGGCCGTGGCTTCGCCAACGCCCGGATCGCCACCGAGCTGTTCATGAGCGTGGCCACCGTCAAGACCCACGTCTCCCGCATCCTCGCGCGGCTCGGCCTCGGCAACCGGGTGCAGATCGCCCTGCTGGCCCACGACGCGGGCTGGCTGGAGGACGACGAGGAGCACCAGGGCCTGTCGTGA
- a CDS encoding sensor histidine kinase, which produces MSTDEAAGAPREFAGRRWLFPSALIHELDPEGAESGRRPRRTARDWAVDFSCFLLAVVIGLAAARSLADEPGLPHSLAVLDQILGALACAALWLRRRRPVGLAVAMIPIGLLSNTSGGAAMVALFTLAVHRPFRYVAWIGGAGLALIPLFFWLRPDPDLPYAGIIAFTSLLTVSVTGWGMFVRSKRMLMLSLRDRARRAETEARLRAEQAQRLAREAIAREMHDVLAHRLTLLSVHAGALEFRPDASREEIARAAGVIRESAHEALQDLREIIGVLRTGDAEEPSGGRPQPTLAALDALVAECREAGMRITLDHRVTDPAAVPASVGRTAYRIVQEALTNARKHAPGTEVAVRLTGAPVDGLTVTVTNPAPPARVPPVPGSGQGLIGLTERATLAGGHLEHGPGPDGGFAVRGWLPWARA; this is translated from the coding sequence GTGAGCACTGACGAGGCGGCGGGGGCGCCGCGGGAGTTCGCCGGCCGCCGGTGGCTGTTCCCCTCCGCCCTGATCCACGAACTGGACCCGGAGGGCGCGGAGTCCGGCCGGCGGCCGCGGCGTACGGCGCGCGACTGGGCCGTCGACTTCTCCTGCTTCCTGCTGGCCGTCGTCATCGGGCTGGCAGCCGCCCGGTCCCTGGCCGACGAACCGGGCCTGCCGCACTCCCTCGCCGTCCTCGACCAGATCCTGGGCGCCCTCGCCTGCGCCGCCCTCTGGCTGCGCCGCCGCCGCCCGGTCGGGCTCGCCGTCGCGATGATCCCGATCGGCCTGCTGTCCAACACCTCGGGCGGCGCGGCGATGGTCGCGCTGTTCACCCTCGCCGTGCACCGGCCCTTCCGGTACGTCGCCTGGATCGGCGGTGCCGGCCTCGCGCTGATCCCGCTCTTCTTCTGGCTGCGGCCCGACCCCGACCTGCCGTACGCCGGCATCATCGCGTTCACCTCCCTGCTCACCGTGTCCGTCACGGGCTGGGGCATGTTCGTCCGGTCCAAGCGGATGCTGATGCTGAGCCTCAGGGACCGGGCCCGGCGGGCGGAGACCGAGGCACGGCTGCGCGCCGAGCAGGCCCAGCGGCTGGCCCGGGAGGCCATCGCCCGCGAGATGCACGACGTCCTGGCCCACCGGCTCACCCTGCTCAGTGTTCACGCGGGCGCGCTGGAGTTCCGGCCGGACGCGTCCCGCGAGGAGATCGCGCGCGCCGCCGGCGTGATCCGGGAGAGCGCCCACGAGGCCCTCCAGGACCTGCGGGAGATCATCGGCGTGCTGCGGACCGGCGACGCGGAGGAGCCGTCCGGCGGGCGGCCCCAGCCGACGCTGGCCGCGCTGGACGCCCTCGTCGCCGAGTGCCGCGAGGCCGGCATGAGGATCACCCTGGACCACCGCGTCACCGACCCGGCCGCCGTCCCCGCCTCCGTCGGCCGCACCGCCTACCGCATCGTCCAGGAGGCCCTCACCAACGCCCGCAAACACGCCCCCGGCACCGAGGTCGCGGTCCGCCTCACCGGTGCCCCCGTCGACGGCCTCACCGTCACCGTCACCAATCCCGCCCCGCCAGCCCGGGTCCCGCCCGTCCCCGGCTCCGGCCAGGGCCTGATCGGCCTCACGGAACGCGCCACGCTGGCGGGAGGACACCTGGAGCACGGCCCGGGGCCCGACGGCGGTTTCGCGGTGCGGGGGTGGCTGCCGTGGGCCCGGGCGTGA
- a CDS encoding ribonuclease domain-containing protein, with protein sequence MTFPPRATRIGAAAALLSALLVGGTVTAGTADAAAASVGSVCYGDLPSQAYTTLRLIDQGGPFPYSQDGTVFQNREGVLPRQTSGYYHEYTVKTPGSSTRGARRVITGKAYDEDYYTADHYATFDLIDYGC encoded by the coding sequence ATGACTTTCCCCCCACGCGCGACCCGCATCGGCGCCGCAGCCGCACTCCTGTCCGCCCTCCTCGTGGGCGGCACCGTCACCGCCGGCACGGCGGACGCCGCGGCGGCGTCCGTCGGCAGCGTCTGCTACGGCGACCTGCCGTCGCAGGCCTACACCACCCTGCGCCTGATCGACCAGGGCGGCCCCTTCCCGTACTCGCAGGACGGGACCGTCTTCCAGAACCGGGAGGGCGTCCTGCCCCGGCAGACGAGCGGCTACTACCACGAGTACACGGTGAAGACCCCCGGCTCCTCCACCCGCGGCGCGCGGCGCGTCATCACGGGCAAGGCCTACGACGAGGACTACTACACCGCCGACCACTACGCCACGTTCGACCTGATCGACTACGGCTGCTGA
- a CDS encoding AIM24 family protein codes for MTLQQEIVGNAMQMAVVNLHPGQTVYCEAGKFLFKTTNVTMETRLSGPSGGGGQQQNGSGAGMGGMLRQAMGTAMQVGQRMMAGESLAFQYFTSQGGEGTVGFAGVLPGEMRALELNGTRAWFAEKDAFVAAESTVEFGIAFAGGRTGRSGGEGFVLEKFTGHGTVIIAGAGNFIDLNPADFGGRIEVDTGCVVAFEEGIEYGVQRVGGLNRQGIMNAVFGGEGLSLATLEGNGRVILQSLTIESLANALKKAQGGDKQGPTGGMFSTHAG; via the coding sequence GTGACCCTTCAGCAAGAGATCGTCGGCAACGCCATGCAGATGGCGGTCGTCAACCTGCACCCCGGCCAGACCGTGTACTGCGAAGCCGGGAAGTTCCTGTTCAAGACGACGAACGTGACCATGGAGACGCGGCTGTCCGGACCTTCCGGCGGCGGCGGACAGCAACAGAACGGCTCGGGCGCGGGCATGGGCGGCATGCTGCGCCAGGCCATGGGCACCGCCATGCAGGTGGGCCAGCGCATGATGGCGGGCGAGTCGCTCGCGTTCCAGTACTTCACCTCCCAGGGCGGCGAGGGCACGGTCGGCTTCGCGGGCGTGCTCCCGGGCGAGATGCGCGCCCTGGAGCTGAACGGCACGCGCGCGTGGTTCGCCGAGAAGGACGCCTTCGTGGCCGCCGAGTCCACCGTCGAGTTCGGCATCGCCTTCGCCGGCGGGCGGACCGGCAGGAGCGGTGGCGAGGGCTTCGTCCTGGAGAAGTTCACCGGGCACGGCACGGTGATCATCGCCGGCGCGGGCAACTTCATCGACCTCAACCCGGCCGACTTCGGCGGCCGTATCGAGGTCGACACCGGCTGCGTGGTGGCCTTCGAGGAGGGCATCGAGTACGGCGTCCAGCGCGTCGGCGGCCTCAACCGGCAGGGCATCATGAACGCCGTGTTCGGCGGCGAGGGCCTGTCCCTGGCCACCCTGGAGGGAAACGGCCGGGTGATCCTCCAGTCGCTCACCATCGAGAGCCTCGCCAACGCCCTGAAGAAGGCCCAGGGCGGCGACAAACAGGGCCCGACCGGCGGCATGTTCTCGACGCACGCGGGGTGA
- the alc gene encoding allantoicase, producing MTALHHSSPARFTGDANPYGGGDPYADYRTADFPFTHHADLADRRLGAGVIAANDEFFAERENLLVPERAEFDPEHFGHKGKIMDGWETRRRRGASTAHPWPTAEDHDWALVRLGAPGVIRGIVVDTAHFRGNYPQAVSVEGASVPGAPSPEELLGDEVKWTTLVPRTPVGGHAANGFEVTAEQRFTHLRINQHPDGGIARLRVYGEVVPDPEWLAALATFDVVALENGGRVEDASDRFYSPATNTIQPGRSRKMDDGWETRRRRDRGNDWIRYRLAAQSLIRAVEVDTACLKGNSAGWASVSVRDGEGGDWTEILPRTRLQPDTDHRFVLPAPVTGTHARIDIFPDGGISRLRLFGSLTEQGASGLAARHQELGG from the coding sequence GTGACGGCGCTGCACCACTCTTCCCCGGCCCGCTTCACCGGCGACGCGAACCCCTATGGAGGCGGCGACCCGTACGCGGACTACCGCACCGCCGACTTCCCCTTCACCCACCACGCCGACCTCGCCGACCGCCGGCTCGGCGCCGGTGTCATCGCCGCCAACGACGAGTTCTTCGCCGAGCGGGAGAACCTGCTGGTGCCCGAGCGCGCCGAGTTCGACCCCGAGCACTTCGGCCACAAGGGCAAGATCATGGACGGCTGGGAGACCCGCCGCCGGCGCGGTGCCTCCACCGCGCACCCCTGGCCGACCGCCGAGGACCACGACTGGGCGCTGGTCCGCCTCGGCGCGCCCGGGGTGATCCGCGGGATCGTCGTCGACACCGCCCACTTCCGCGGCAACTACCCGCAGGCCGTCTCCGTCGAGGGCGCCTCCGTACCGGGCGCGCCGTCGCCGGAGGAACTGCTGGGCGACGAGGTGAAGTGGACGACCCTCGTCCCGCGCACCCCGGTCGGCGGCCACGCCGCGAACGGCTTCGAGGTCACCGCCGAGCAGCGCTTCACGCACCTGCGGATCAACCAGCACCCCGACGGTGGCATCGCCCGCCTGCGCGTGTACGGCGAGGTCGTCCCGGACCCGGAGTGGCTGGCGGCCCTCGCCACCTTCGACGTGGTCGCCCTGGAGAACGGCGGCCGGGTCGAGGACGCCTCCGACCGCTTCTACTCCCCGGCCACCAACACCATCCAGCCGGGCCGCTCCCGCAAGATGGACGACGGCTGGGAGACCCGCCGCCGCCGCGACCGGGGCAACGACTGGATCCGCTACCGGCTCGCCGCCCAGTCCCTGATCCGGGCGGTCGAGGTCGACACCGCCTGCCTGAAGGGCAACAGCGCCGGCTGGGCGTCGGTGTCCGTGCGGGACGGCGAGGGCGGCGACTGGACGGAGATCCTGCCGCGCACCCGCCTCCAGCCCGACACCGACCACCGCTTCGTCCTGCCAGCGCCGGTGACCGGCACGCACGCGCGGATCGACATCTTCCCCGACGGCGGCATCTCCCGGCTGCGCCTGTTCGGCTCCCTCACCGAGCAGGGCGCGAGCGGCCTCGCCGCCCGCCACCAGGAGCTGGGCGGCTGA
- the allB gene encoding allantoinase AllB: MSDAELVLRSTRVITPEGTRAATVTVSAGTITAVLPYGAAIPATARLADLGDHVLLPGLVDTHVHVNDPGRTEWEGFWTATRAAAAGGITTLIDMPLNSLPPTTTVDHLRIKQAVAWDKAHIDVGFWGGALPDNVKDLRPLHDAGVFGFKAFLSPSGVDEFPHLDQDQLARSLAEIAGFDGLLIVHAEDPHHLAAAPQHGGPRYADFLASRPRDAEDTAVAALIGQARRLDARVHILHLSSSDALPLIRAARADGVRVTVETCPHYLTLTAEEVPDGASEFKCCPPIREAANQDLLWAALADGTIDCVVTDHSPSTADLKTADFATAWGGISGLQLSLSAVWTEARRRGHTLEDVVRWMSTRTAALAGLDARKGAIAPGRDADFAVLAPDETFTVDPAGLQHRNRVTAYAGRTLYGVVKSTWLRGERIVADGAFTEPKGTLLGRPR; encoded by the coding sequence GTGTCCGACGCTGAACTGGTGCTGCGCTCGACGCGCGTCATCACCCCGGAGGGGACGCGGGCCGCCACGGTCACCGTGTCCGCCGGCACGATCACGGCCGTCCTGCCGTACGGCGCCGCGATCCCGGCCACGGCCCGGCTGGCGGACCTGGGCGACCACGTCCTGCTGCCCGGACTGGTCGACACCCACGTGCACGTCAACGACCCGGGCCGCACCGAGTGGGAGGGCTTCTGGACGGCCACCCGCGCGGCGGCGGCCGGCGGCATCACCACCCTGATCGACATGCCGCTCAACTCGCTGCCCCCGACCACCACCGTCGACCACCTGCGCATCAAGCAGGCCGTGGCTTGGGACAAGGCCCACATCGACGTCGGCTTCTGGGGCGGCGCCCTGCCCGACAACGTCAAGGACCTGCGCCCGCTGCACGACGCCGGCGTCTTCGGCTTCAAGGCGTTTCTGTCGCCGTCCGGCGTGGACGAGTTCCCGCATCTCGACCAGGACCAGCTCGCCCGGTCCCTCGCGGAGATCGCCGGCTTCGACGGGCTGCTGATCGTGCACGCCGAGGACCCGCACCACCTGGCCGCCGCCCCCCAGCACGGCGGCCCCCGCTACGCCGACTTCCTCGCCTCCCGCCCGCGCGACGCCGAGGACACGGCCGTCGCCGCCCTCATCGGCCAGGCCCGGCGGCTCGACGCGCGCGTGCACATCCTGCACCTGTCCTCCAGCGACGCGCTGCCGCTGATCCGCGCCGCCCGCGCCGACGGCGTCCGCGTCACCGTGGAGACCTGCCCGCACTACCTCACCCTCACCGCCGAGGAAGTCCCCGACGGCGCCAGCGAGTTCAAGTGCTGCCCGCCCATCCGTGAGGCCGCCAACCAGGACCTGCTCTGGGCGGCGCTCGCCGACGGCACCATCGACTGTGTGGTCACCGACCACTCGCCGTCCACCGCCGACCTGAAGACCGCCGACTTCGCCACCGCCTGGGGCGGCATATCCGGCCTCCAGCTCAGCCTCTCCGCCGTGTGGACGGAGGCCCGCAGGCGCGGCCACACCCTGGAGGACGTCGTCCGCTGGATGTCCACGCGGACCGCCGCCCTGGCCGGCCTGGACGCGCGCAAGGGCGCCATCGCGCCCGGCCGCGACGCCGACTTCGCCGTCCTCGCCCCCGACGAGACCTTCACCGTCGACCCGGCCGGCCTCCAGCACCGCAACCGGGTCACCGCCTACGCCGGCAGGACCCTGTACGGCGTCGTCAAGTCCACCTGGCTGCGCGGCGAGCGCATCGTCGCCGACGGCGCGTTCACCGAGCCGAAGGGCACGCTGCTCGGCCGCCCCCGGTGA
- a CDS encoding IclR family transcriptional regulator, translating into MPTSSASTTDSAKPSAAGGVQSLERAFDLLERMADAGGEVGLSELSAASGLPLPTIHRLMRTLVACGYVRQQANRRYALGPRLIRLGESASRLLGTWARPYLARLVEETGETANMALLDGDEIVYVAQVPSKHSMRMFTEVGRRVLPHSTGVGKALLAGVPDDEVRALLARTGMPAATDKTITTPEGFLAALEDVRRAGYAVDDSEQEIGVRCLAVSVPESPTAAAISISGPAGRVTEAATDKIVPVLQQVAVELSQALASSGA; encoded by the coding sequence GTGCCGACGTCCAGCGCCAGCACCACCGACTCCGCCAAGCCCTCCGCCGCCGGCGGGGTGCAGTCCCTGGAGCGTGCCTTCGACCTGCTCGAGCGGATGGCGGACGCGGGCGGCGAGGTCGGCCTGAGCGAGCTGTCCGCGGCCAGCGGACTGCCGCTGCCGACCATCCACCGCCTGATGCGCACACTGGTCGCGTGCGGCTACGTACGGCAGCAGGCCAACCGGCGTTACGCACTGGGCCCCCGGCTGATCCGGCTCGGCGAGTCCGCGTCCCGCCTGCTGGGCACCTGGGCCCGGCCGTACCTGGCCCGGCTGGTCGAGGAGACCGGCGAGACCGCGAACATGGCGCTGCTCGACGGCGACGAGATCGTGTACGTCGCACAGGTGCCGTCCAAGCACTCGATGCGGATGTTCACGGAGGTGGGCCGGCGGGTGCTCCCCCACTCGACCGGGGTGGGCAAGGCCCTGCTGGCCGGGGTGCCGGACGACGAGGTGCGGGCACTGCTGGCCCGTACCGGCATGCCCGCGGCCACCGACAAGACCATCACCACGCCGGAGGGCTTCCTCGCGGCGCTGGAGGACGTACGGCGGGCGGGTTACGCCGTCGACGACAGCGAGCAGGAGATCGGGGTGCGGTGCCTGGCGGTGTCCGTGCCGGAGTCCCCGACGGCCGCGGCGATCTCGATCTCCGGGCCGGCGGGACGGGTCACCGAGGCGGCGACGGACAAGATCGTGCCGGTGCTCCAGCAGGTCGCCGTCGAACTGTCCCAGGCGTTGGCGAGTTCGGGCGCCTGA
- a CDS encoding DUF5955 family protein, with translation MLRSLGQRPVTGSDEDPRVVGLRTAVSRLRRELAAHPAEFPDRAIAEDELAALGAMACGGSPEIPRLRSSLLLVAAAIGSVSALARGLGEVRDAVDLFGGPPRA, from the coding sequence GTGTTGCGGAGCTTGGGGCAGAGGCCGGTGACCGGCAGCGACGAGGATCCCAGGGTGGTGGGACTGCGGACCGCGGTGTCCCGGCTGCGCCGCGAACTCGCCGCGCATCCGGCGGAGTTCCCCGACCGGGCGATAGCCGAGGACGAACTCGCGGCGCTGGGGGCGATGGCCTGCGGCGGCTCGCCCGAGATCCCGCGCCTGCGCAGCTCCCTGTTACTGGTCGCCGCGGCGATCGGCTCGGTCAGCGCCCTGGCCCGGGGGCTGGGCGAGGTCCGGGACGCGGTGGACCTGTTCGGCGGACCACCGAGGGCGTGA
- a CDS encoding nucleotidyltransferase family protein encodes MTDNHDPRTDVAGLLLAAGGGRRLGGRPKALLTHRGRPLVEYAAGVLRAAGCGRIHVVLGARADEVRRCAGLDGCVLVDNPDWAEGMGSSLRAGLASLAGTGVRAALVSLVDQPGIGSAAVARVLGAYEDGTSLAAASYEGVRGHPVLFGAAHWAGIARTATGDRGARAYLTAHEDRIRLVECADVAEPYDIDTEADLSHLE; translated from the coding sequence ATGACGGACAACCACGATCCGCGCACGGACGTCGCGGGGCTGCTGCTCGCCGCCGGCGGGGGCAGACGGCTCGGCGGACGGCCCAAGGCACTGCTGACGCACCGGGGGCGGCCCCTGGTCGAGTACGCGGCCGGGGTGCTGCGTGCGGCGGGATGCGGGCGGATCCATGTCGTGCTCGGTGCCCGCGCCGACGAGGTGAGACGGTGCGCCGGGCTGGACGGCTGCGTGCTCGTGGACAACCCGGACTGGGCCGAGGGCATGGGGTCGTCGCTGCGCGCGGGCCTGGCCTCGCTCGCCGGTACGGGGGTGCGCGCGGCGCTGGTGAGCCTGGTGGACCAGCCCGGCATCGGGTCCGCCGCGGTGGCCCGGGTGCTCGGTGCCTACGAGGACGGGACCTCGCTGGCCGCGGCCTCCTACGAGGGGGTGCGCGGGCATCCCGTGCTGTTCGGCGCGGCCCACTGGGCGGGCATCGCGCGGACGGCCACCGGCGACCGTGGCGCGCGGGCCTATCTGACGGCGCACGAGGACCGGATACGGCTCGTGGAGTGCGCGGACGTGGCAGAGCCGTACGACATCGACACCGAGGCCGACCTGAGCCACCTGGAGTGA
- the aceB gene encoding malate synthase A: MSAPAPSPLAIVDAEPLPRQEEILTDAALAFVAELHRRFTPRRDELLARRAERRAEIARTCTLDFLPETAAIRADDSWKVAPAPAALNDRRVEITGPTDRKMTVNALNSGAKVWLADFEDASAPTWENVVLGQLNLSDAYTRNIDFTDERTGKSYALRPAGELATVVMRPRGWHLDERHLVDADGRQVPGALVDFGLYFFHNAQRLLDLGKGPYFYLPKTESHLEARLWNDVFVFAQDHVGIPQGTVRATVLIETITAAYEMEEILYELRDHASGLNAGRWDYLFSIVKNFRDGGSRFVLPDRNAVTMTAPFMRAYTELLVRTCHKRGAHAIGGMAAFIPSRRDAEVNRVAFEKVRADKDREANDGFDGSWVAHPDLVPIAMESFDKVLGDRPNQKDRLREDVRVEAADLIAVDSLDARPTYAGLVNAVQVGIRYIEAWLRGLGAVAIFNLMEDAATAEISRSQIWQWINAGVEFENGEKATPELARKVAAEELDAIREESGAEAFAAGHWQEAHDLLLQVALDEDYADFLTLPAYERLR, from the coding sequence ATGTCCGCACCAGCGCCGTCCCCGCTGGCCATCGTCGACGCCGAGCCCCTGCCCCGGCAGGAAGAGATCCTCACGGACGCCGCGCTCGCCTTCGTGGCGGAGCTGCACCGGCGGTTCACCCCGCGCCGTGACGAACTCCTGGCCCGCCGGGCCGAGCGCCGCGCCGAGATCGCCCGCACCTGCACGCTCGACTTCCTGCCCGAGACGGCCGCGATCCGCGCGGACGACTCCTGGAAGGTCGCCCCGGCCCCGGCCGCGCTGAACGACCGGCGCGTCGAGATCACCGGGCCCACCGACCGCAAGATGACCGTCAACGCGCTCAACTCGGGCGCGAAGGTCTGGCTCGCCGACTTCGAGGACGCCTCCGCGCCGACCTGGGAGAACGTGGTCCTCGGCCAGCTCAACCTGAGCGACGCCTACACCCGGAACATCGACTTCACCGACGAGCGCACCGGCAAGTCCTACGCCCTGCGCCCGGCCGGAGAACTGGCGACCGTCGTGATGCGCCCGCGTGGCTGGCACCTCGACGAACGGCACCTCGTCGACGCCGACGGCCGCCAGGTGCCGGGCGCCCTCGTCGACTTCGGGCTGTACTTCTTCCACAACGCGCAGCGCCTGCTCGACCTCGGCAAGGGCCCGTACTTCTACCTGCCGAAGACGGAGTCGCACCTGGAGGCCCGCCTCTGGAACGACGTGTTCGTCTTCGCGCAGGACCATGTCGGCATCCCGCAGGGCACCGTCCGCGCCACCGTGCTGATCGAGACGATCACGGCCGCGTACGAGATGGAGGAGATCCTCTACGAACTGCGCGACCACGCCTCGGGGCTGAACGCCGGCCGCTGGGACTACCTGTTCTCCATCGTGAAGAACTTCCGTGACGGCGGATCGAGGTTCGTCCTCCCGGACCGCAACGCGGTCACGATGACCGCCCCGTTCATGCGGGCCTACACCGAACTCCTGGTCCGCACCTGCCACAAGCGCGGCGCGCACGCCATCGGCGGCATGGCGGCCTTCATCCCGTCCCGCAGGGACGCCGAGGTCAACAGGGTCGCCTTCGAGAAGGTCCGCGCCGACAAGGACCGTGAGGCGAACGACGGTTTCGACGGTTCCTGGGTCGCCCACCCCGACCTGGTGCCGATCGCCATGGAGTCCTTCGACAAGGTCCTCGGCGACAGGCCGAACCAGAAGGACCGGCTGCGCGAGGACGTGCGCGTCGAGGCCGCCGACCTCATCGCCGTCGACTCGCTCGACGCCAGGCCGACGTACGCGGGCCTGGTCAACGCCGTCCAGGTCGGCATCCGGTACATCGAGGCCTGGCTGCGCGGTCTCGGCGCGGTCGCCATCTTCAACCTCATGGAGGACGCGGCCACCGCCGAGATCTCCCGCTCCCAGATCTGGCAGTGGATCAACGCGGGCGTCGAGTTCGAGAACGGCGAGAAGGCCACGCCCGAGCTGGCCCGCAAGGTGGCCGCCGAGGAACTCGACGCGATCCGCGAGGAGTCGGGTGCGGAGGCGTTCGCGGCCGGGCACTGGCAGGAGGCGCACGACCTGCTGCTCCAGGTGGCTCTGGACGAGGACTACGCCGATTTCCTCACCCTGCCGGCGTACGAGCGGCTGCGGTAG
- a CDS encoding HipA family kinase, translating to MLREVTANRYVQPLRSGGSVPGVVEADDLGTYVVKFTGAAQGHKALVAEVIVGELARALGLRFPELVLVRFDPAIAAAEPHQEVRELHSASAGVNLGMDYLPGARDLTPEIARVFPVDPLEAGRIVWLDALTVNVDRTVHSSNLMVWPTFGTAPPRLWLIDHGAALVFHHRWDTTAPGRAYDFRHHALGQYGPDVRAADAELAPRVTEELLRGIVAEVPDAWLAEDAGFATPDDVRDAYVAYLLARVRLSAEWLPTDFPTREELAAEQAARAARTQAGRPDWLKWVPDLHGGPGTEEDGAVRPR from the coding sequence ATGCTGAGAGAGGTCACCGCCAACCGCTATGTCCAGCCCCTGCGCAGCGGCGGCTCCGTCCCCGGAGTCGTCGAGGCCGACGATCTCGGCACGTACGTCGTGAAGTTCACCGGCGCGGCGCAGGGGCACAAGGCGCTCGTCGCCGAGGTCATCGTCGGGGAACTCGCCCGCGCGCTCGGCCTGCGCTTCCCTGAGCTGGTCCTCGTCCGCTTCGACCCCGCCATCGCCGCCGCCGAGCCGCACCAGGAGGTGCGCGAGCTGCACAGTGCCAGTGCGGGCGTCAACCTCGGCATGGACTACCTGCCGGGCGCCCGGGACCTCACGCCGGAGATCGCGCGGGTCTTCCCCGTGGATCCGCTGGAGGCCGGCCGGATCGTGTGGCTGGACGCGCTGACCGTCAATGTCGACCGTACGGTGCACAGCTCCAACCTGATGGTCTGGCCGACGTTCGGCACCGCGCCACCGCGGCTGTGGCTCATCGACCACGGCGCCGCCCTCGTCTTCCACCACCGCTGGGACACCACGGCCCCGGGCCGGGCGTACGACTTCCGGCACCACGCCCTCGGCCAGTACGGCCCCGACGTGCGCGCCGCCGACGCGGAACTGGCGCCCCGCGTCACCGAGGAGCTGCTGCGCGGGATCGTCGCCGAGGTGCCGGACGCGTGGCTGGCCGAGGACGCCGGGTTCGCCACCCCCGACGACGTCCGCGACGCGTACGTCGCTTATCTCCTGGCCCGCGTCCGGCTCTCCGCCGAGTGGCTGCCCACCGACTTCCCGACCCGCGAGGAACTCGCCGCCGAACAGGCCGCCCGCGCCGCGAGGACGCAGGCGGGCCGTCCGGACTGGCTGAAGTGGGTCCCCGACCTGCACGGCGGGCCGGGGACGGAGGAGGACGGGGCGGTGCGCCCCCGGTGA
- a CDS encoding SDR family NAD(P)-dependent oxidoreductase, with translation MSRGLLANKVILVTGASSGIGAAAAKVFSREGAVVVLTARREDRLVALGDELRDAGAEASCVVGDMSVAADAGRAVDLAVAEYGRLDGAFNNAGIGGDRTPLHLMADDVYDTIMDVNVRGIWNCLRHEIAAMLPRGGGAIVNNSSVAGLVAIPAAAPYVASKHAVIGLTRAAADEYAKQGIRVNAVAPGTTRSEITVDWFARNPGMEQLTNSLTPQGRAAEPQEIAEAAAWLLSDRCPFLTGTVLPVDGGFVNH, from the coding sequence ATGAGCAGAGGCCTGCTGGCGAACAAGGTGATCCTCGTTACCGGTGCGAGCAGCGGCATCGGCGCCGCGGCAGCGAAGGTGTTCAGCCGGGAGGGTGCGGTGGTGGTGCTCACTGCTCGCCGGGAGGACCGGCTGGTCGCGCTCGGCGACGAACTGCGTGACGCGGGGGCCGAGGCGTCCTGTGTGGTGGGCGACATGTCGGTCGCTGCCGACGCGGGCCGCGCGGTGGACCTCGCCGTCGCCGAGTACGGTCGCCTGGACGGGGCGTTCAACAACGCCGGGATCGGCGGGGACCGCACTCCGCTGCATCTGATGGCGGACGACGTGTACGACACGATCATGGACGTCAACGTGCGGGGCATATGGAACTGCCTGCGCCATGAGATCGCCGCGATGCTGCCACGCGGGGGCGGCGCGATCGTCAACAACAGCAGCGTGGCCGGCCTGGTGGCCATCCCCGCCGCGGCACCGTACGTCGCCTCCAAGCACGCCGTCATCGGGCTGACCAGGGCGGCTGCGGACGAGTACGCGAAGCAGGGCATCAGGGTGAACGCGGTCGCCCCGGGCACCACGCGCAGTGAGATCACGGTCGACTGGTTCGCGCGCAACCCCGGCATGGAGCAGCTCACCAACTCCCTGACCCCGCAGGGGCGTGCCGCGGAACCGCAGGAGATCGCGGAGGCCGCGGCCTGGCTGCTCAGCGACCGTTGCCCGTTCCTGACCGGCACGGTGCTGCCGGTGGACGGCGGGTTCGTCAATCACTGA